One uncultured Draconibacterium sp. genomic window, GTTTCGGTATCGGTCTGGGAGCATGCAAAGCCAGCCCAGCAAACAGCCAGCAAGGCAGCAAATCTTGTGGCAATTTTAATAGGTAAAGGTAAATTCATAATCTGTTTTTTTTCAGTGGTTAGCTATATGCTACTGTTTTTTAAAGTGTGGTATATTTAGATGTAGGATTGTACTGCATTTTTAGCTACAGCTTTGTTTTAAATATACAATTTATTACAAATTATCGATAAAAAAAAAGCGCGAACAAATTCTATTTTATGTAGTTTGAGCAAATATTATGTTCCATTCTTTGATGCGGTTGATTTGCAAGCTGTGTACTGCTGCCAAAAAAATTCTATCGCGTGATAAATATCACAGCAATTTAATACACCAAACAAAAGGGCATCCGCTGTGGATGCCCTTTTGGTCAGTTATGAGTTAATAAACGAACCGATGCCCTTACGGGTTTACAGTTTCTTCTTCGGGTGTTTTCCGGCGTTTTTTCACCACCTCGTTGTTCTCGGCAATAATGGTGGCTATTGTTCGGGCCAGGTCGCCATAAGTGGGCTCTTCAACCAATTCCATGGCACGCATATATACCACAATACGCTCGTTTATAATACCAACTACAGCTTTCTTAATGGTTGTTGCATTTTGTTCGGTTCCTTCGTGTGCCTTTTCTTCTTCGTAAGCTATACGGGTGGTTTCAAAGTCGGTCTGGGCGGTTTGTAAAGCTGTTTTTACCTCGGCACATCCCGGCAAGAGGGCAATGGCATCCTGTAATTTTTGTTTCGAAAGATCATCAAGCATCGAAACGAGCAACGACGATTCGATAGAGTAACTTTCGCCGGTAATGTTGAGTCCATAACGATCAAGCACTTTCTCCACTGTTTCGGCGGCACTTTTAACATCGGCCTGCGGATGATGCAAATAGCCTTTTACAAGGTAGAACAAGGCCCTAACCTGCTGGTCGCGCAGGCTGTCTTTTTCGTCCAGTTCGCTTTCGGCTTTCGAGCGGTTAATGGATGAAGTTAACAGAGCCGATTCCGATTCAAGGTCGGTAAACATGCTGCTTAAATGCACATCGCTACTTAAAGTGGTGTTTTTATAGCCACCGATCATGCGCATACTCACCGCATTAATTTCTGTTGTACGACTGTTGAAAATAATTTTTTCAATCATAGTTTTTGATTTTTAATGTTTGTAAAGGTCTCAATGACTCACGGGTTAATGATGTGATTGTTGAGTTTTGTTGATGTAAGTTACAATATGTAAACAGTTAGCACCAAAATTTAAAACCTGCTATTGAGCATAAGTAAACTTACATAGCCCGCTTTGGTTCGTTTGGCGCAAAACCAAACGGTTAAACCTTCACCCGGCATTTTTTTGGGGCGTAACCAAACAGTTAAGGCTCCAGGCGAAGGCATTCGAGCGTGTAACCAAACGTTTAAAGCCCAAAATGGCTTCAGGTGAGGCCATAACCAAACGTTTAAACCTTGCCCCGGCTTCGGAGGAGTGTTTAAGCAAACGCTTACGGGAATAGGACTAAAGCCCTTTCTAGCATTTTGCCAGTTTATTTTTGCTTCGTTAATTAAACCTATGTTGTTTTGTTAAACAGGATTGCTAACTTTAAACACAAAAGAATCAACCCGTTGAATACGTACACTGAAAAAAGGCTAAAAACAAGAATAACATAATATGTGTATAATACACGCCTATATGGGTGTATAACAACAGGTTTAAAACCGCTATAAGCGAAATAACAACAATGATGATACGTAGTAGTTGTGGGTAAATTTGAATTGAGTCATGAATAAACTTACTTATCTAATGTTACTAGTTTTGATTTCCTGTTTTTTTTCATGCCAAAATGATAAAAAAGGAAATAATGTTAACGCATTAGTTGACTTTAACGGGATAACCTATCTTAAAATTATCGTGAATAATTGTAGTGACACAACAGTCCTTCATGTTCAAAATCGCACAGTGATACCGATAGGTATTGAAACACAACAACTTGTTGTACTCAAAGATGGGGTTTATTATCTGACACTTAAGTCTACCCATCCATTTTTAGGTCGGCTTTTCTTTGGAAATTCAGAATTTCCCATGTTCACCATTCCAAACGATACCTTGGAAATAGATTTGAACCTTGACTTAAATCACGACCATCAAAATTCAATAAAATATTCGGGTAAAACAGAGCATATTAACAACTATTATCTCGAAAAGCTTAGGCATTTTAACTACCCTTACCCCGACATCGGAGTTATTGCCTCAAATTATACCTCGTCTTCATATTCTATCTATGAAGGTGCCGAAAAAATTGATTCTCTATTTAATGAAGAGAAAAAATTCTTTTCAACCTATAAAAATAAATCTTATTTACCCGACTGGTTTACCGAGATGGAAAGGCTAAATTTGTACTATTATAATTTAAGTTTAAAAATAGGGGCAATCCCTTACAGAAATTCCTTTTATAAAGAACATACAAAAACAAACGACCGCTATTTTAATTTTCTGGATTCAATACCAATTAATAATCCAAAAGCATATTTATCATCTCACTATTTTTATTTCTTAAAATCATATTTTTTTATCCAAGACATGGATAAATATGATGACAATAAAACGGGATTTGAAAGGGCTTACCCTATACTAAAAATAAATCTTCCAAAAATCACAGGTGAATTATCTGGTGAAACAAGAAAACTATTTCTAGCCTACCTTTTTTCATCTTACTATTACAGTGTAAATAACACAAGTCAGGTTTTAAAATTAGATACTTTATTTGAAACGGTTTCCAATTATGTCAATGATAGTACGTTAATAAATGCTGTTAAAAAAAATAGTAATTCCAAAATTGAACCTTTAGGAGAAAAAGCCTTTTTGAATAAAGGTGAAAAAGCTCCGGACTTCTATTTAAGTGATATAAATTGTAAGTTTCATACGCTTAAAGATTTTGAAGGGGAATTGATATATGTAAGTTTTTGGGCAACATATTGTTCTCCATGCATAAAGAATATTCCTGCAAAAAATGCTTTAATTAAGGAATATGAAAATAAACCAATCGTATTTGTAAATATCAGTTTTGATAAAGAAAGCGACACATGGTTAAATTCTTTAGAAAAATATAAGATATCTGGTGTAGATTTAATTTGTAAAGGGAATTGGGAAAATATTATTAAGACCAAATATTACATTCAGGGAATCCCTAGATACGTGTTAATTAATAAAAATGGAGAAATCATCGACAGCGACGCACCATCTCCAGGGGATAAGTCTGAACTAACAGGTTTAATTGACAAATACTTAAATGAAAAAATGAAAAAATCTGCACATAACAAAATGTAAATACAATGCGGGTTTAGCAGCTAATTCAACCCCTGTTCGTTCATCCCCTGCCCCAAATCTACCCATTTGACTATTTAATTTTTTGTAGCTTTGGCTACTGTGTAATTTAAACGAAACCACGTTAAAGCCCGCTGCTATTTTTAGAACAACTAGTGTTGGCTGCCGGGCACAACTAAAGCACTCAATAAATGCGATAGTATAACATTTAGAACGAACGCATGGAAAACAAATTTGTAGCCTATTTTTCGAGAATATCGCCACTTTCAAAAGAAGAGGGAGAAGCCATCGCTGAAAGCATGCAAACAAGGAAATTCAAGAAAGGTGATTTCCTGATTAAGGAAGGGCAATTTTCAAACAAAACCTATTTTATTCTTGACGGCTGTGTAAGAGAGTACATCTTAACTGACGGCGAAGAGAAAACGACCAATTTCTTCACCGAGGAACAATGGGCCATTTCATTAAACAGCTTTAACCCACAAAATGTGGCAAAACACAATTGGATTTGCGTAGAAGATACTTTGGTGGTTGAAGGAGACGAGCAGCAAGGCCAGGCACTGTTTAAGCGCTTTCCCCGGTTCGAAACCATCTCCCGAACCATAATGGAAGCTGCCTTTGCAGAGCAAAAAGAAGCATTGACCTCTTATTACACCGACTCACCGGAGGAACGCTACCTGAAACTTATGAAATCGAGGCCCGGCCTTTTCCAGCGGATACCCCAATATCACCTTGCAAGTTACATTGGTGTAAAGCCCGAATCGTTAAGCCGCATCCGAAAACGTCTTGCTACTGAATAGAACTAACACGAAATTCAACAATGCATAATTATTCAGGTTTTGAATATTCGATTAGTTCCTCCACATAGGTAAAATCACCTTGAATCTGAGCAAGCTTAACAAAGGTTTTTAATGCCGGAGCATACAGCCAAACCTCTTCTTCATTGGCACTATATCCTCTCGAATTCGAGATTTTACCTGTATATTTAATCGTGTAGGCCATGAATGTTCCTGCTTCTACCGTTTCTTCCCTGTAGGATAAAATCTCGGCATCCTGGCTTTGGTTACCCGTCGTTCCATCCTGACTTGTCCAGTTGTTTTCATATTTCCACTTTTTACCCACTTTCAGAGGCCAGTCATATTTTGGAGTTTCGCTTTCCTCTGGTTTAACAATTTCGGTAACGGGAATGGTATCCTTACCGATGGTTATACCTAAATCTCCGTCAAAACTGACGATTTCTCTTGTATCTGTTCCGTCTGAGCGCACTTCGCCTTCGGTGGTTACACCTTTATATTTCCAAACCCATTTCTCTCCAACCTGATAATCAGCTAAAGTCGGTTGTTGGGTAATACCAGATTCTGTTTGGCTATTACAAGCACCTAAGATTATTAGTGTAAAGAATGTTACAACTTGAATTTTCATGCTAAAAAATATTTATAATGACCATACTACTTCTACTTGTTTATTTCAACTGGTTTCAACTGGGTTTATCTGTAATAAGCTAAGGATTTTGAAGATTTAGCTTTAATTCAGGCTTTTTAAATCCCTTAACAATCAGCCAAATACTTAGTGATATCTCAAATAATCCTCCTGGGATTGCTAAATGAACCCCAATATTATAACCAAATAATTCTGATATTGTTCCGGCAATAAAGACCAGGTAACCTAGCAAACCCCAAATGGAAAATACCCGCGGAACAAGCTTTGATATAGATAATAAATAGCAAAACATTAATCCACCGATGCCCCAAATTGCCATTCCTATCTGATAGGCGTAAAAGTTTCCTTTTGTCAGCAAGGCCCCAATGGTTTCAAAATGTTGTAAGTCTGTTGCAGCCGAATTCTGATACATTGCACCTAGCGGAACATGTAAAAGTAGAAAGATGGAACCAACTATAATGATCGCCGTTGCCGTAATACCGGCACTTAAATAGCCATAACTTAAAATCGTATTAAAGGGTTTTAAAATGGGCATCATCAGAACAGGCAGGCCAATGTTTACAATGGTATGAACCAATGCCATAAGCAGCACACCGATTATTAGCTGAGCTTTATTTGTATCGATGTTACTAAATGAGTTGGCTGCGTCTGTTGCTGAAGCTGTTAGGCCACTTCCAATTCCGTACGATAAAAATGCGAGCAGGAAAAAGATTCCAAAAGTGCGGGCAATTGTTTTTTGTGCTTTCATTATTTTACTTTTTAACTGTTTACTTCAGCAAAATTGGTGAAAGCGTATTCCAATTTCATTGACTTGGGTTAAGAAGTAAAAATAGATGGTAAACAAGGTATTTAGTTGGGCTATCCGGGCAAGGAGATGAAAGGTTTGGTATTCCAAAGCGATTTCCTTTCAAGCCCTTGCACTGTTTATTAAATGTACTGTACTAAAAATCAGGAACCGGCTGCACCCAAATTTTCAAGCATTTCGAGGAATTTCGTTTTCCCAATCTTACCAACAGCATAATCAAGTACATTTCCCTTCGGATCGGTAAAAATTGTGATTGGCGTACCACCAACTTTATAAAGGTTTACGATCTCCTGTGCTTTGGGATCGTCAACATCAATCATAACCGCTACAACTTGCGAATTAATGGCTTTCATCACTTCCTCATCCGCAAAAACTTCACGCTTCATAATGCGGCATGGCGAGCACCACTCCCCGGTAAAAAACAGCAGCATGTTTTTATCTGAATTGGTGGCAAGTTCACGAGCCGTGACCATATTGTCAGCCCAGGCCACATCATTTGAAGGTGCATAAAATGAGTACCATACATAAGCAAGAGAAAGCACAAGGAAG contains:
- a CDS encoding DUF4386 domain-containing protein; protein product: MKAQKTIARTFGIFFLLAFLSYGIGSGLTASATDAANSFSNIDTNKAQLIIGVLLMALVHTIVNIGLPVLMMPILKPFNTILSYGYLSAGITATAIIIVGSIFLLLHVPLGAMYQNSAATDLQHFETIGALLTKGNFYAYQIGMAIWGIGGLMFCYLLSISKLVPRVFSIWGLLGYLVFIAGTISELFGYNIGVHLAIPGGLFEISLSIWLIVKGFKKPELKLNLQNP
- a CDS encoding TlpA disulfide reductase family protein, translating into MNKLTYLMLLVLISCFFSCQNDKKGNNVNALVDFNGITYLKIIVNNCSDTTVLHVQNRTVIPIGIETQQLVVLKDGVYYLTLKSTHPFLGRLFFGNSEFPMFTIPNDTLEIDLNLDLNHDHQNSIKYSGKTEHINNYYLEKLRHFNYPYPDIGVIASNYTSSSYSIYEGAEKIDSLFNEEKKFFSTYKNKSYLPDWFTEMERLNLYYYNLSLKIGAIPYRNSFYKEHTKTNDRYFNFLDSIPINNPKAYLSSHYFYFLKSYFFIQDMDKYDDNKTGFERAYPILKINLPKITGELSGETRKLFLAYLFSSYYYSVNNTSQVLKLDTLFETVSNYVNDSTLINAVKKNSNSKIEPLGEKAFLNKGEKAPDFYLSDINCKFHTLKDFEGELIYVSFWATYCSPCIKNIPAKNALIKEYENKPIVFVNISFDKESDTWLNSLEKYKISGVDLICKGNWENIIKTKYYIQGIPRYVLINKNGEIIDSDAPSPGDKSELTGLIDKYLNEKMKKSAHNKM
- a CDS encoding Crp/Fnr family transcriptional regulator; translated protein: MENKFVAYFSRISPLSKEEGEAIAESMQTRKFKKGDFLIKEGQFSNKTYFILDGCVREYILTDGEEKTTNFFTEEQWAISLNSFNPQNVAKHNWICVEDTLVVEGDEQQGQALFKRFPRFETISRTIMEAAFAEQKEALTSYYTDSPEERYLKLMKSRPGLFQRIPQYHLASYIGVKPESLSRIRKRLATE
- a CDS encoding DUF6261 family protein, with protein sequence MIEKIIFNSRTTEINAVSMRMIGGYKNTTLSSDVHLSSMFTDLESESALLTSSINRSKAESELDEKDSLRDQQVRALFYLVKGYLHHPQADVKSAAETVEKVLDRYGLNITGESYSIESSLLVSMLDDLSKQKLQDAIALLPGCAEVKTALQTAQTDFETTRIAYEEEKAHEGTEQNATTIKKAVVGIINERIVVYMRAMELVEEPTYGDLARTIATIIAENNEVVKKRRKTPEEETVNP
- a CDS encoding thioredoxin family protein yields the protein MKNTNTNYQMKKTDHPATNSPGNSPKGKKTKSHPFWRWFWLSFLVLSLAYVWYSFYAPSNDVAWADNMVTARELATNSDKNMLLFFTGEWCSPCRIMKREVFADEEVMKAINSQVVAVMIDVDDPKAQEIVNLYKVGGTPITIFTDPKGNVLDYAVGKIGKTKFLEMLENLGAAGS